A single genomic interval of Malania oleifera isolate guangnan ecotype guangnan chromosome 11, ASM2987363v1, whole genome shotgun sequence harbors:
- the LOC131167890 gene encoding WD repeat-containing protein LWD1, whose product MGASSEPNQEGSDEQQKRSEIYTYEAPWHIYAMNWSVRRDKKYRLAIASLLEPCPNRVEIVQLDDSNGEIRCDPNLSFEHPYPPTKIIFIPDKDCQKPDLLATSSDFLRIWRLSDDRVELKSLLNGNKNSEFCGPLTSFDWNEAEPKRIGTSSIDTTCTIWDIEREAVDTQLIAHDKEVNDIAWGGVGVFASVSADGSVRVFDLRDKEHSTIIYESSEPDTPLVRLGWNKQDPRYMATIIMDSAKVVVLDIRFPTLPVVELQRHQASVNAIAWAPHSSCHICTAGDDMQALIWDLSSMGQPVEGGLDPILAYTAGAEIEQLQWSSSQPDWVAIAFSSKLQILRV is encoded by the coding sequence atgggAGCGAGCAGCGAGCCGAACCAGGAAGGGTCGGACGAGCAGCAGAAACGATCGGAGATCTACACGTACGAGGCTCCCTGGCACATCTACGCCATGAACTGGAGCGTCCGGCGCGACAAGAAGTACCGTCTGGCTATCGCCAGCCTGCTGGAGCCGTGCCCTAACCGAGTGGAAATCGTCCAGCTGGATGACTCCAACGGCGAGATCCGCTGCGACCCCAACCTCTCCTTCGAGCACCCCTATCCCCCTACCAAGATCATCTTCATCCCCGACAAAGACTGCCAGAAGCCCGACCTCCTAGCCACTTCCAGCGATTTCCTCCGCATCTGGCGCCTATCCGACGACCGCGTCGAGCTCAAGTCCCTCCTCAACGGCAACAAGAACAGTGAGTTCTGCGGCCCTCTCACTTCCTTCGACTGGAATGAGGCCGAGCCCAAGCGCATTGGCACGTCCAGCATCGACACCACCTGCACCATTTGGGACATTGAGCGCGAGGCCGTCGACACCCAGCTCATCGCCCACGACAAGGAGGTGAACGACATCGCTTGGGGCGGCGTTGGCGTGTTCGCCTCCGTTTCCGCCGATGGTTCTGTTAGGGTTTTCGACCTCCGCGACAAGGAGCACTCCACCATCATCTACGAGAGCTCCGAGCCCGACACCCCCTTGGTTCGCCTCGGCTGGAACAAGCAGGACCCTAGATACATGGCCACCATCATCATGGACAGCGCCAAGGTTGTCGTGCTCGACATTCGCTTTCCCACGCTCCCCGTTGTCGAACTGCAGCGGCATCAAGCCAGCGTTAACGCCATTGCCTGGGCGCCCCACAGCTCTTGCCACATTTGCACCGCCGGGGATGACATGCAGGCGTTGATCTGGGACTTGTCGTCCATGGGGCAGCCCGTCGAGGGTGGTTTGGATCCAATTCTGGCTTATACCGCGGGCGCGGAAATTGAGCAGCTCCAGTGGTCTTCGTCGCAGCCTGACTGGGTAGCAATTGCCTTCTCTTCCAAGCTCCAGATACTCAGGGTATGA